The genomic stretch TCATTTTTCAGAAACCAATCACACATACCAAAAAAAAAACTGTAATAATATAACCATGACCCTTTAGCGTTGAAGAAAAAAATCTCTAATCATCTTCCTTTGCCATTGGTCAAAATTCAGTTTTTGGTTTTGACACAAATAAAAAGGTTTCATTTTTATTCTTACACTGATGGCACCAAATTCAGTTACAATTTCAACTGACAAAGCCAATGAATTTTATGATTCTTCTCAGATTAGTAGTACAAGGAATCCTTTTGCAACAGTTTCCGGTAAAGATGGTGATATACAACAATCTAATCCATTAATTGTTGACTTTGCTTCTCTTAATACATGTAACACGTGTAAAGAAAAGTGTCCCGAGTCTTCCTTGTCCAAGGCAGTCTTTTTTGCAAAAGGCACAATGGTGTCGAATGTTTTTGTGATAATGATGAAAGTGGTCCTAGAAATGAGGTTGGAGCTTCTTTGAATAACATTGAACTTGGGACTGATTCAGTCATTCAAATGAACGAGACAGTTGATGGAGATTGTATACTACATGATGATGGGAAAAGCAAACAAATAAATTCCTACAACCTGCAAAACAATAGCACCCACACACACAGAGGCAAGCCGCAACAGTAACTAACATGTTGGAGAATTCAGTACAGAGTTTATTTCATAACTTTGAGAAAGTTGCAAATTTTGTTCAACATTACGTATCTAATTTCATAGGCCATCATATCCAGTCATCAGGATCCTCTAGTATAGGTTCTGCCAATGCCTCCATCAAAGCTCCATCCGCGAACTGTAGTGCGTAACTGGTTGGGCTCCGGTGTCCGCCCGCAGGTTGTAGCAAAACGCATGAGGAGTTTCTTTTGGACCCTGCAGTAGACATTGGTTCAGAGCATcattaaacaaaaaaaaatgaatggAAGCCACAACAATTTTTGCAAAAAAACCTGCTGGATACCATTGCCCTGTTTGAGCCAACCAAGAACCGTAATGCAACCCATAACAAACCCTGCAGTGACCAAGTTATGAGCCTGTTACGTAACCAGCAGGAAATCATCTAACAATTCCATATCAGGGATTCACTTCAGGTCATACATTAGACCTGCCATGATGGTTTAGCAACAATATGTCAAATCCTGCAATGCAAAATATTGAGCAAGGAACCATCCTGCACAACAACATGATCTTACTGAAAAAAAAATTCATACAAGGATTGTGAGAAGATTGCAAAAGATCTGAATCTTACCTTTAGAGCAACAACAGGAATTAGCAGCAAACCATGACATTTATGGCATCCTAAGTCGGTCTTCCATGCTGGCTAGCCTTGTAAGTTTGTACACAGGGATTTAAACCCTTGATAAAGGCCAATGCGAACTCATTGCAATCATTTCTTCATATCACATAACAAAGATGCATGGCAGCATTTGGTTCTTTCAAACAATCATAACAGTGCAAAACAAGTTAACTTACCGCAGTACCAAAATCCCACAACACTGAGCCAATACAGGTTATTGACACATTTGCAGACAGTGTGATGTCTGTCTGTTTAACAAAAACTGAAATTATTGGAGGAAGTGTTGATGGAACTGTTCGGATATTTGGCATTCGTATTGGCAGAGAAATATCTTTTAGCTTTGGGCAATCTGTCAACTGTATATCATTGTCAAATGATGGCAACTGCATCCTAGCCGGTTGCCTAGACTCTACTGTGCGTCTTTTGGACAGAACCACAGGTGAACTGTTACAAGAATATAAGGGCCACACTAATAAGTCATACAAATTGGATTGCTGCCTTACCAATACGCGATGCTCATGTAACTGGGTGGCTCTGAGGATGGCTTCGTCTATTGCCGGGATCTTGTAGATGCATCTGTTGTATCAAAATTCAGGGCTCATGCCTCAGTGGTAACAAGTGCACAGACCAGTCTCAGCAAGAAGGTTAAACAACATGGAAGGGTCAATTTCAGGCAGAAACCTAACCGTTTTGTGATTAAAGCCGCCGCTAAAGATATCGCCTTTGACCAACATTCACGCTCCGCTATGCAAGCCGGAATTGATAAACTTGCCGATGCTGTTGGCCTCACTCTTGGACCCAGAGGGAGGAATGTTGTGTTGGATGAGTTTGGAAGTCCTAAGGTAGTTAATGATGGTGTGACAATTGCAAGAGCTATTGAGCTTCCTGATCCCATGGAAAATGCTGGTGCAGCTCTTATAAGGGAGGTTGCAAGTAAAACTAATGACTCTGCTGGTGATGGGACTACAACGGCTTCGATTCTGGCTAGGGAAATTATTAAGCTTGGACTTCTCAATGTAACATCGGGTGCTAATCCTGTGTCGATCAAGAAAGGAATTGATAAAACTGTGGCGGCTTTGGTGGAAGAGCTTGAGAAGTTGGCTAGGCCTGTTAAAGGTGGAGATGATATAAAAGCTGTTGCTACTATTTCTGCTGGAAATGATGAGTTGATTGGAAAAATGATTGCTGAAGCGATTGACAAGGTTGGACCCGATGGTGTTTTATCCATTGAGTCTTCTTCCTCGTTTGACACGACAGTTGAAGTTGAAGAAGGAATGGAGATTGATAGAGGATATATCTCCCCTCAGTTTGTAACAAATCCAGAGAAATCAATTGTTGAATTTGAGAACGCTAGAGTCTTGATTACCGACCAGAAGATTTCAGCAATCAAAGATATCATTCCTCTGCTGGAGAAAACCACTCAATTGAGAGCCCCCTTGCTTATCATTTCTGAAGATATCACTGGTGGAGCTTTGGCGACCCTTGTTGTCAATAAGCTGCGTGGTATCCTTAATGTCGCTGCCATCAAAGCTCCAGGATTTGGTGAAAGAAGAAAGGCCCTTCTTCAAGACATTGCTATATTGACAGGTGCTGAGTTCCAAGCCAGTGATCTGGGCCTTCTCGTTGAAAACACCACAATTGAACAACTTGGTTTGGCCCGGAAGGTGACCATCTCCAAGGATTCTACCACTATTATTGTCGATGCTGCATCAAAGGATGAGTTGCAATCCAGGGTTGCACAACTAAAGAAAGAGTTGTCTGAGACAGACTCAATTTATGATTCTGAGAAACTCGCCGAGAGAATTGCTAAGTTGTCTGGTGGAGTTGCTGTCATCAAGGTCGGTGCTGCCACAGAGACCGAACTGGAGGATCCATCTCCAGAGTTTCCTTCAGGTAGAACAGCTGCAGATCTCGCCTCTAGCAATGGGCACAAAGGACTCTctggtttttttttttttttagcagagtcTTCATTAACAAGCCACCTTGAAACCCTCACAGTGGATGATCAACAAAAAGGTGGTAAGCAAGAAGTTCCAGGAATGAAAACAGTACAGACAGTTTTGGAGCGAACTGCAACACCTGTGGTCTATAATGATATGCCTGATGCCCTCTGTCTTAAGGATTCTCCAACCGCTGTCCGCAATGCTACACAAGCTGCCGATCGCATACATCGAGTATTCAGAATGCAGTCCTTTCAGAGGAAGCAGTTAACTCAGTATGAGGATGATGAGTTTGGTTTGTTAGATCAGAGGGTTCTTTCCCTACTAACTTCTAAGTCGTGCAAATCAGGACAAGGAGATGGTTTATTCAATACTGCTGCAACAACAACACacaaaaatcagtccaattccAAAAAAAGGGAAAACATATATTCAAGTGAGTTACAGCGGTGAATTTGTTTCTTACCAACAGTGAAGTTTTCACATGGAGAAACAAGCTACTCTTGCAAGGTTGAGTGTTGTTAACAGAAGCCTCAAAGTTGCAAGaaaattcactgcagtaaaatCACAACAACTCAATAAGATGGTAAAAATTCACAAGCAACAAAATGAAACATTTTCACAGAAGAAGTACAAGGTACATGTTACCTTTTTCAGAGCAAACACCAAAATGGGATAGACAACAGAGCAGCACAAAAAAAGAAAGCAATTCCAATTCCATGCTTTTTTGATCTCATCCAAACCCTAGCAATGGGATTATAAAAAGGGAGGAATCAGTAAGAAAAAAAACCCTAGAGAACATTAGCGGCCACTGTTCACAGAGAAACCTGGAAGCAAAAATCTCAAGCAAAGAAAACCCTAAAAATCCCAAGATTGattacctggaggccagcttCGCATCCTTCACCACCACCGCAGTGACACTTTGTAAGGacctctctttctctctctttgTCTTTCTCTTTACGCTTGTTGTCTGAAAATATTTGTGAGAGTTTTTGTTGAGCTGCCATTGAGCGATTTTGAGAGAGAGAGGGTTGGTTGCGTTTGAGAGACTTTGAGAGTAAAGGTTGAGGGATAGcgtttgagagagagagagagaaattttGAGGTTTGAGCGATGAGGAAGGAGAGTCGTAGCTCGTAAGGTGAGAGAGAGTGAGGGAGACGATAGCAGTAGGGAAGAGCTTCTGCtgtttccattttctttttttccttttcttaattatttcttttattattttatttatttcatttttaacacaaaaatcagaaaaatgtatatgcttttattttcttttattattattatttactttttatttatttagcttattttgttttttaacagagatgataaaaaacccataaaaatgttttgttgttttttttttttttattttaaatctgTTAGCCCAGTTCATATATTTATGGTAGTATCTCAATAGCAAATAGTAttgagtggcctagtggagagagtTTAGTTGCATAATATTAGGTGGAGAGGGTTTGATACTCATGTGTGAcactttttgctttttatttgattttattttcctttagcattttttattcttttagtatTTTGTTAATATCTCTTTTTATGCTTATTATAATTTCATGTGTTAATAATGCATAGTTATTGTATTTGAATTTAGTTCAAAAACCATTTTTCtcaaactataaaaatcatacttttctcgatttaatatcgagcccattttttacacccttgtaagtcgattgctttttaagcatcgccatcaacctcacatagcttactcttgggctttcttacaatgagccggtttcctttgcacttacactcatacaatgtttaatgctttattatttcattctttgattatttgattcgattatatacttgtttatatcttacttgtttgattaactgtggcctacttgtatggtgtttgaggcatatatttatattgcttgattgccatgtcaatccccattcataacaaatgtatccctctcctatgaaatgtataatatttattctttcattctttattcatctgttaatacaagaattaaaatgaacacccgataaccatttcaaaacaagatcaaaacctcgatccaacgtcgagtaatcatttttcaaaacctaacagaaccagcacgtattcatccacccttttgtaagtcgattgcttcttgcatcgccatcaaccttgtaagtcgattgcttcatgcatcgccatctacccttatccctaacacttctccttgctccattcgtcgattcttgttccgattaggtagcacccattagatagaaccctttgtatgataacataagtaggattcccatatccttttgtatgataacataggtagaattcccatattctttgcatgctaacattaggtagatattcccatttgtaaatcctaaacacttaagtacacattgcatgacaactttagggcagagcttccccatttcttttagacctttccgagcgtctccgatcttgtggcatgtagtccgttctattgcaaagaggtaactgcctaagactcgattcagcgagctgcgacacctactgctaggatgtgaacacattgcccactctcttgacacaactggtgtcctccttttctaggtccatattcagatggcaacccctatgtaggggaactacatcgccctgatccttgttccagacgaggtatgtaggcaggtggtcgtgcgagaccactccgggcacctttttttttttttcttttgtgtgtgtgcttgacagttatagactcgagttcccgactccctattaacttgtttggttgtttcggttcggatgctgatgtaagtccagtgattggcagtcgggctccacgtttgcccttttgtgtgtgtgtttcggttcggatgctgatgtaagtccagtgattggcagtcgggctccacgtttgccctttgtgtgtgttttggttcggatgctgatgtaagtccagtaattggcagtcggggctccacgtttgcccttttgtgtgtgttttggttcagatgttgatgtaagtccagtgattggcagtcgggttccatgtttgcctgtgtgtgtcttgtttttttggcgtgcgtgtagccgaactacggcaactctgattctcatgttcagatgagatacgtaggcacaagatgcgatgtcttgccgagtttgactaacgactaacaactaatccttgtttcctttcgccctcgttgcgatcctttctctcgccctcgttgcgatcgagacctttccctttctcttgccctagttgcaatcgagaccctttgttcccgtagttagtttgaactacgtttttgctctgattctcattcccgatgagatacgtaggcataagacacgatgtcttatcgagcacacttatccttaacccctaggtagccgagctacgaagactctgattctcatattcagaagagatacgtatgcagtggatgcgacatccgtgcgagtcattttctttgaccctttcttttagtaaatagtacattagataaacacacacccttcagacaagaaacaacaagagtggatcccgtagagtactacggatgcgtaggggtgctaataccttcccttcgcataatcgactcccgaacccaagatttggttgcgagaccttgtcttttcctttcctttctccaggtttacttcgagcgtttcctttccctcctttgggataaataacgcacggtggcgactcttctgtcattttctttcttcgccggttgttttttcgcaccaccgtatttttcgggttgcgacagctggcgactctgctggggatctagtttccctaagcgagtccctcctagcttttgtaggtttcttgtttattgggtgtttattcttttgtatagttatttattttcagcatttacctgctttaccttattgcattcatgtacatatgtttgctgtatctgCTGCCGTTTATCTGTTTGTTGGGgtggggtgttctatgagaggtaagcccattacccaggcttgagtgtacacacagattttagagtggatgttcatgaggcttgcgtggcatgttgctacgttaagtcgttcgtgaagaaccacacccagacgaggtttctcttggatatattatgtcctacggatgttccgtaacgacatgatgttcctctagaaattgtcgactctggtgaccattttccgaggactcagtcgaggcctctcctccgagacgtgattatgttagctctggtgggcgcattctcgctgatcaatccgaggaccccgagactgggaacttgctttaggatatcctgttgaggggagtcagtagaggtcttttatcccgtaataatgccaaaccttcagtggtaaacgtattattctcgactgaagggctgaagctgacaaacttctgttcttagaacctacctgtgaggggagggtttgatctctacagatacggtttctgccagtggtgctgtgatggtgactttggttcagccaaatttatggacgtttatttctgggacgccggagttttgtccgtggtttatcagcgggttccgtttatttcggatccctgggctgaatcTGTGGGTGCTcactcagatggtgactcagttctccagacatgggttcagatgccagttgatcagattgactttgggtttcagatggttgtgatcagagttcaagccgaagcttcggATCCTGTGTGCCGAGATGCACAGCCTcccagtcttggctccatcatttgcatcatagcatgtttattttccaaaaaataataatgtatgaaaaaagttaactcgcatgtgcatatccttttcaggatcattcatgataaaatagcatccgcatcatatgcatatcatgcgtgtatcatccttgcattgcagacatgcttgggagagacttctcactctgggttttgactgagacgggattgttgatcatcgtccgcaccgcaaccagattgaatcatcagaggagtatggatcaagtccaagctgagttggctgagatgagggcagaacatggcccagttcatgaccatgatgcaaggagttgttcaggggcaagaggagctgcgtgccttagcccagagacaggaagttgtgattctgccgcccagtcgtgcttcaccagagAGGGTCCCTGTCAATTATCAAATTACTGCTgtcactattcccgtcaacaactatgccgTGGGTGAAGATTTGAGGGGTATTATAATCAGTGGACAGCCCCTTGCtacagagactgttaatgtcagagcaacccttgctccggttcgccatcctggctcttcaaatccttcaagttctaaaaagccatcctctggggcacccagaaggggagagggtgaaacaaatgttgtgcaccgtcggaggagcgTGAACAAAGGACAGCATcggcaagttgctgctgtgactattccagccactcaaactcaacaacaatagagaagaccaactcagcaatatcagcatcaacaacatcatccTCAGCAGCAGACTTACCGGCCTCccaatggtaatcaagccagtacgagtaatgagaggaagaagatcatttttgatccgatccctatgtcctatgcagagttgtatccctctttgatagagcggaacttgattactcccagagacccgccggctatacccgtcaaccctcggtggtggtataggcctgaacagcattgtgtgtatcattcgggtgctcctggtcatgatgtggatagttgtttccagctgaagatgaaggttcaagaccttgtgaggtcagggattctgagctttgaagacttaggtccccgtgttaatcaagcttgaagacgGCAAGTCCCGGGTTGGCGATGGTTgttcttctgaggtcttcaacaaagaggtttgttcaaaagcagaagttgctgatgcaaaggatactgacagttgttatccctggtgggatctatcacaattgggtcactgtgggctttcctacagttgttcataagccagagcaataatcactttgtttaaaaacccttctcccatgccaaaaggagaagtgatgacattgttggcaacattttgtgcaatgatattttcattcaaataaatgcatgttaaacatttgttttttccaattgttttcctttttcactttttacatgaaattggtgatcacaaa from Lathyrus oleraceus cultivar Zhongwan6 chromosome 7, CAAS_Psat_ZW6_1.0, whole genome shotgun sequence encodes the following:
- the LOC127104801 gene encoding ruBisCO large subunit-binding protein subunit alpha, chloroplastic, whose amino-acid sequence is MAPNSVTISTDKANEFYDSSQISSTRNPFATVSGKDGDIQQSNPLIVDFASLNTYSVMSVCLTKTEIIGGSVDGTVRIFGIRIGREISFSFGQSVNCISLSNDGNCILAGCLDSTVRLLDRTTDASVVSKFRAHASVVTSAQTSLSKKVKQHGRVNFRQKPNRFVIKAAAKDIAFDQHSRSAMQAGIDKLADAVGLTLGPRGRNVVLDEFGSPKVVNDGVTIARAIELPDPMENAGAALIREVASKTNDSAGDGTTTASILAREIIKLGLLNVTSGANPVSIKKGIDKTVAALVEELEKLARPVKGGDDIKAVATISAGNDELIGKMIAEAIDKVGPDGVLSIESSSSFDTTVEVEEGMEIDRGYISPQFVTNPEKSIVEFENARVLITDQKISAIKDIIPLLEKTTQLRAPLLIISEDITGGALATLVVNKLRGILNVAAIKAPGFGERRKALLQDIAILTGAEFQASDLGLLVENTTIEQLGLARKVTISKDSTTIIVDAASKDELQSRVAQLKKELSETDSIYDSEKLAERIAKLSGGVAVIKVGAATETELEDPSPEFPSVDDQQKGGKQEVPGMKTVQTVLERTATPVVYNDMPDALCLKDSPTAVRNATQAADRIHRVFRMQSFQRKQLTQYEDDEFGLLDQRVLSLLTSKSCKSGQGDGLFNTAATTTHKNQSNSKKRENIYSSELQR